tgtggcacatgtccaaaCACAAAAtagattagctgaatccttcattaaacggatccaattgattgctcgaccattactcatgaggccatctagtgagcataaatattcgccatcccaattattaaagGGTCATAAGctagacatatcccatctaaaaacattcgggtgtgccgtttatgtaccaaTTGCTCCACCACGAAGAAATAAGATGGGACcacaaaggaggatgggaatatatgttgatatgattctcccaccattattaagtatcttgagtcAACTAcagtgatttatttaaggccagatacacGGATtatcagtttgctgaatccgaatttcctaaattgggtggagagacaaacaagctggttAAAGAAATAGAATgaaatcaaacatccttaaattggcaagatcctcggactctaacatgtgaggcagaggtcctaaagattatatatttgcaaaagctagctaatcaattgccagattcctttgctgacccaaagagagtaataaaatcgtacataccagcttgtaatgcaccagtacgtattgatgttcaaaaggaacacaacaatcaagttgctacagagtctaaggcccgtttgaaacgtggtaggccaataggttccaaagataagaacccttgGAAATCTAAGAAATGTGCAAATAAAACCGAGGGTGAGGAAATTATAGACATGGctgcggcaaatcctaaggtaccgaatgaagtttgggacgctgaacctcaaagTCCTGatggtattgataataatgagatctcaatcaattatatcatgtctggaatacaatggaaccgtaaagatgtcgacatcgatgaaatatttgcatacaaggtagcacttgaaataaatgaggatcatgaatccacgtctatattagagtgcactcaaagtaaagattgattaaaatggaaagaagccattgacgtggagttaaattcattaaagaaaaggaatgtatttggtccgatcttaaggacaccattcgatataaagccagttggacataagtggatctttgtaaggaagagaaatgagaataatgaaatcgtgagatatcaggcacgacttgtagcacaaggattctctcaaagacccggaatagattatgaggagacatactctcctgtgatggatgcaacgacttttagatttttaataagtctggctataagagaaaaactggatttgcggctaatggatgtagtgaccgcatatttatatggtccattggataatgaaatttatatgagattaccagagggtattgagctcaaagataagagcggttctcgagaacaatactgcataaggctaaacaaatccctttatggactgaaacaaagtggatGTATGTAGTACAATAGgctaagtgagtacctagctaAAGAAgactataagaatgatcccatcagtccctgtatttttataaagaagtttgcaaacaaaagatttgtaatcatagcagtatatgtggatgatttgaatatcctaagaacctctggggaaatcacccaaacagtcgaatatctaaagaaagaatttgagatgaaagacatGGCAAgactaagttctgtttgggattacagcttgagtacataaatgatggaatccttgtgcatcaaatggcatatactgaaaaggtattCAAGatgtttaatatggaccaagctcacccattgcctagcccaatggttgtgagaagtttaaatttagataatgatccatttggtccaaagaaggacgatgaagagattctcggtccggaagtgccatacctcagtgctataggagcgttaatgttcttggctagtcacactagaccagacatatgttttgccgtgaacctcctagctaTATTTAGCTCTTGTCCAATCCAAATGTACTGGAATGGTATCAAACATGtgttgcgttacctacaaggaacgctTGATTTGGGTtgatattatactaactataacaaagaaggtttagttggttttgctgatgcaggttacttatcggatccacatagtggtaggtctcaaaccggctatgtatttacacacggtggtacagctATTTtgtggcgttctatgaagcaaaccattgcggccacatcatctaatcatgcgGAGATTATGGAAATGCATGAAACCAGTCGTGAGTGTGTACggttgaggtcgatgactcaacatatcaggacagattgtggcatggccgatGATAAGGAACCAACAGTTATATACGAAGACAATACAACCTGCATCGCACAACTCAAGGAAGGATATATCAAGGGAGATCGAACAAAGCACATTTtaccgaagttcttcttcacacatgaactacaaaaggccggataagttcaagtggtgcaagttccatcttgcgacaattcagccgatctcttcaccaagtcattaccgacgtcgacattcaagaagctcacacACCATATTGGAATGCAGAGACTTAAGGACTTTTAGTAATGCTTTGAACATGGGGAGTAATGcatgctgtactctttttccttcaccatggttttgtcccaatgggtttttttggtaaggttttaatgaggcagtaCCCCCAAGCGCATTACGGAGATCCCTTAGTATTTGCACGATTATGTCATCCAAAGGAGAGAGTTGTAAAACACGGATAGTGGATCTTCTATAACCGGCCTATATATGTCCTAGGGTGTAAGGACAATAACGGAAGGGTCATTGCTTATTTCCTATTCCTAGTCGATTTTGTATTAAAGATTTATTTATCCctataaatatgtaatattcgattgagttaataataataagaagagaaaaccttTTCTCAAACTTTCACAACATGGAGTTCCTTATTACTTTATTCTTCGTTTGTATCtgtgtgtttgtttatttgGAAAACAAATACAACGAAAATAATAACGTTAGGATCGAGTTTTAGGACTTGATTCGCGTTACTTCAAGTTCAAAATGATATGTATATTTCTATACTTATATATGGGTAACGACAGTTACGACACAAACCACTAAATTTAAAACTCCaatcaatattttgttatatttagtagTAACAGATAAAATAAAACGCAACTCTTGACATATAAAGATACAAATATCCCATAAATATCCACAAGtggttttgattattattttagtggtgatatatatctttaacaaaCTATCCATTAATATCCCAAGTTGAAAACGAAAGTGTATTATATCAAATGGATAATACAGTATAACATCTGATAAGTCTTAAGAAACACtggtttgtaattttttaattaaagactAAATACACTGGTTCgtgattttgatttatatgaaaaatGGTCCAATACCAAGATTTTCATTATAGAGTTAATATTTTATGGAAACCTCTCAtgaacttaaaagaaaaaaaaaagaaaaaaaaaagacagtttcCATCTTTTTTATGAACAAATTTATACAGgattaaataatatttgatacttttattaaactctataaattttagaaaattctaaatataaCAACGAATAatgtgagataaaaaaaatgatcgaAGTTGTATCATACAACTATGAACTATCCACATATGCAGTTTTTGCTTTTTcgtttttcacaaaaaaaaggaaactatcCACAAATGCAAGTTCTCGTAAATATAAACTTCtgtaaaaaaaactacaatctCACTACACGGACCGGCATATTCGGGACCATCTATCATTTAATATCTATAGTATTCTAAATTTAGAAGATGAACGTGAAGATCATGGAGCATGGTACATTTAAAGGACGACAACATGAGGTAAAGTAATACAAAGACCCCAAAACACGTAATGAcgtaaacataataataatgctCAAACTATCTTTGTTTACTTCATAgagtatatactaatatatataattgtaattttactCACCATTAACTTAATACATCAGTTTTTATCTAGCGgtaatatacaatatacatcTACAATCAGTAAATTTTTCGAGAGAAAAAGGACGCATAGgagttttgtttagatttttcttAGAGAAAAggatttttgtttatatttattcCTATGAGATGACAACTTTTACCGAATTTTATGATATCATTGTACAGTTAGTTCACTTGTCCAATGTCCcattagattttaatatttgcTTTTCAAATATTTCTTTAGGAAGAATATATATCAgaatataaatacataatctttataaagaaaaagaagataataagaCGCATGCAAGATAGACTAGATAGTGACTACAAATTGATAGCCGGTTTGATATTTGATCGTCGATGAAGCAATAACAGCTGTTCCTCAATATTCTCAATCATGGTACATTATTATATCGTGAATGGTGATTTTATATACATACCTCACCAGTCACCagtgaaaatttaaataaaataataatacgtTGAAAAAGTAATATAATTACAGCGACGATGACCACATATTCACGGGTGATGATGGTCAAAGTCGTCCGTCAAATTATTTGAATATagtcgttttttgtttttgatttacttcAATCTAAAATGTCTATAATGAGTGTGGCGATACTATAGACATATTCATTGATGTGGTGACTCTACAAAACAAATGTGGTAGGGTGTAGTTGATATGATGATTGTATTACAACGTAGAAAAATAGAATGATTACTGTGTATTGTTTCTATAATTTGGATAAATCTTAGATTGAGCCAAACAGTCTCAAAACTAATTGAAactaaaatttcttttgttatttcaaaTGTTTAGTACGATCAATCAATTTTGTAGacatttgttgacaaaaagaagaTATAGAAAACTTTTTCAACCGTTTATGACATTAACCGTCTTAGATACACATTTTTACTAGTAGTGACGGTATAGCGTGGTTAGTGCATCTTGAGATTCACGAATTGTTGCACCAACTCAATAGAACCCTACTTGagtttgaaatctttttcttttcttttgaatagaTAGCCTACTTTGCAACTGATTGGTACGGCCAAAACCAGTTTACATGGgaatgtatttaattaatttatacatCAATTAGTCATCAACGCTtaagaatatattaaaattctgaTAATTCGAAAACCCTCTCAAACCCCAAATGATTAATTCTTAAGATGGCGCAGTGACTTGATTTAACAGCacatatttaaatatctaaattataaAAGTGAAGATCGTATACAAATGAACAATTACCTTGattaaaataacatgttttgaCTTTCTTATATTATCGATTCAATTCTCTTGTAACACAAGTTATTTCTGACATCTTTATCGGTAAATAATATACTTTgcaagagaaaggaaaaaatcaacaaatacgGGGTTCACTAACAGATATTTAAATAACCAgtaaattatattagaaaaacaaGGACGAATCAGTTAACATAGCCATGAGATATTTTTTGAGGGGAAAATATGATCGAGACTTATATAACATTTTTCCCCTGTTTTTCTAAATTCAATAACCAAATTTTCCCCatcttaaactaaaatattacttttgaccaaaaaaaaaaactaaaatattacaaattaaactcccaaaaagaaaaaaagaaaaaaactaaataatgttATAAGAAAATGGAGATTTTTGTACACTTGGTGCTTTCCCCTGTTTTCTCATTTAGGAAGATATTTCCTACcaaaatcttgaattttttttgtttcatccatctccatctctgcgtaagaattttttttttttttttttttNNNNNNNNNNNNNNNNNNNNNNNNNNNNNNNNNNNNNNNNNNTAAGTCATTCTACGCTTCGATCTCCGACTTCCGGGCCAACATAATGGGCAGTCCGTTTTGGGGGAGCGCGAATGGCCCATACTGAATCCCGTCGCTCGATCCAACTATTGACCAGCTGAATTACAAAACTACCCCTCATCAGAAACACTTCTATTTTCTCGAATATCATATAAACTCGAAAATAGAGaataacaaaaagtaaagaGGAGGTAAATAAGTAAGTAGTACAACACACCTGTACTTGGTGGTCAGATGATGAATCATGATAGACATCTCAAGCTTGGCTAATTCATTACCAGGACAGGAGTGGGTTCCGTTGCCAAATGGCATGAAAGTATTGGGTTTTGGAGCCACCTATTATATCAAACCAACTCATGTTAAATGTAAAAATCATACtccaacacacacaaaaaacatttgtattatTGTTGTATTCAATAATTGTTACCTCGAATCTTGATGGATCAAATTTTccaggatttttaaaaatatcagcACTATGATGAATGTTTCTGAAAAGTGGCAAAACTTTCCATCCTTTAGGTATCAAATATCCTGcaaaaccatataatattaGTTCAAAATTCGACTCGTGGTTCATCCGGTTATTTAATCGGTTCGGTGTATGTTAGTATATACCTTCGTATTCAACATCTTCCACAGCTTCTCTGAATGTGAAAGATAAGATTGAAGCCACTCTTAACGTTTCTTGGATGACTCTTAAAGTTAATGGCATCTTCTTTGTATCTCCCCAAGTTAGAGACTCTCCTTCTTTGTCTTTCCTTATCGCCATTTGTTCTTCCTGTAaaagaaaataccaaaaacgCCCAtgagcaaacaaacaaaactacgAAACTGCCACTCCTCTCAGATTTTATTACCAATAAGGACGACTAATACGTGTCCGTATGTGTTTACTTACAGTAACGGCTTCGAGAACGTTGGGATTCTCGGCCAAGTACTTGAGGATCCACGTCATCACACTCGCCGTCGTGTCTCTGGCCGCGAAGATGACTCCGATGATGTTGTCGGCGATCTGTTCGTCGGTCAGCTCTTCTTTGTCTCCCATGAATGATCCGAGTAGATCGTTGTGTGAGGAGCCGTTTTGTCTTCTCCTCTCTGACAAGATTCTGGCGAGGATCTGTGAGAGTTCCTTGCGAGCTTTCATAGATTTGTTGAAGAGTGTTCCAGGGAGGTTCACTGGCATCGAATTGTAACCTTTCTCGAGAATGTAGTAGCATCGTTTTAGATCTTCTCTGTATAAAACCTCGTCTTTTCCGAAGATCGAGAGCAACGCCACGTTGAAGGTGTActgatcaaacaaaaaaaagatcaaaaggTCAAAACCAGTTTAGATTATAATAAAAAGTAAGAGTTGCTCTGTttagaaaaacagagaaagtatgtgtcttgctctgtttctagCAGagtaaaaaacagaggaaacagggGAGCTTACAGTTTTCATCTCTTGGTAAGTGTTGATCATTGTTCCATCCCAGTTACGGAGAGAATCTTGAGCGATTGATTCAATATTGGGAACCATGTTTCTGATAGAATCAGGCATGAAAGCACGAAGAACAAGCTTCCTGAGTTTAGCGTGATAGTCACCTTGGTGGAAGAAGATGGCTTGTTTACCTAACATCCTCTCTTTACTCGCCGGAAAAGTCGGTTTGAAGAGATGAGATTTCGTAACCAGAACGAACTTGGCCGCCTCTGGACTCGAGATCATCACACATGGACATCCCAATACATGGGTCTTAAACACCGATCCATACCtggcaacaacaaaaaacatcaTCATAAcagaattattattaaattgcttctcaaaagtttcgattttttttttttttttaaaccgaCCTTTTCTGTTTGGATTGGAAAAAGACATTTGGGTCTTGAGAATAAAGTTGGAAGGTTTCGCCGACGTAAGGCCAACCCATTGTTCCCGGTGGGAGTGGAAGTTTCGAGGATCCACGGCGGCGCTGTGAGATTAGGCACCGGAGAGAGTAAAGGAAAAAAGCTCCGGCGAGGAGAGTGAGAACCATGGCGGAGAAATCCATTTTATTTGATCAGAAAAGAACCCACTTCGTGTTTTGACACAGTGGGAAGGGAGAAGAAGTAGTTGAACAACGAAGAACTTGTGAACttgtataaaaacaaaacaaaactgaactcttttttttttttttttatgtttttggtttggtgtgTAATGGGGGAGATGTTTGTGATGCAAAGCAAGTGGGAGATGTGAATGGGTTTTATAGGCTATTCTCAtaaggtggaggaggagagagaggtTTTGAAGTTGAGCTTTCTATACAGAAGAAACTCTTATTAGAGAGACAGCTCATTTGAGAGAGACGAAGATAGCACGTGTCAAGGAGCATGCATAAAGAGCGTCTGAGATTTTGACCAAACAATTAAAACTAGTTaaagagatgagatgagatgagagcCATTCAAATGGACTAGTTTGGTTAATTAGTTCTCTTgccaaaaatttatatttcttaatcagttttttaattatttaatttttttataaatcctaattataaaagaataacaaaaaaagtagaGACAAATGTGGGGTTAGGGAaggttttttgtgtgtgtgtatgtttgATTAACTTTGGacctttttaattaaaaatttctttgGTATTGAATGTAACCTCTTAATGCTtcatcaaataattaatttcaaaaatattttgagaattaCATCAATTAAcatcaactatttttttttttattatatctcAAGACAACacgtttttttttccagttgaTAGAATATTAATGAAGAATGGGAGTGATATCATGAAGATAACTACCGAGACTAGTTTTagctatttatttttgataagtactttttttcttagattttttacTATATGAATATAATATTCTGATAATATCTTGGATATATACATCCAAATATCATGACTAATGGCTAAACAAGATTGAACATTGAGATTGATTTTCTACAGTCTTTCTTACTTTctatgtaaataaattataaatgtaatTACCAAAACAGAGTAGTATACTTTTTTACGTGTCTGTAGCAGGTTATTACACACATAACATGCACATATATAATTAGACAAAATCAAGttaatttctatattaataattgttttctCAATATtccatattttttcttaatctataATTGAATTATATGACAATTTCAATAGAAAGTAATaaagacttatatatatgaaaatactatatgcattaatcatatgaAAAATTTATCAAGAGATTCCTGTTTTGGAATTTGAAGTTAATTGGAATTTTAAAGCTGGATttgcatgatatatatatatatatatatatatatatcatgcaaaatacaattttcttatattttatatatgttagattctgtttttgtttttttgtgtaaatTCTTACATAgcttttaattatattgtaagcattatgcatttttttaattattttgtttctacatacaatatatacaaactaatataaaatacatatgataaaaaattgtataataagCTACAACCTggttaacctttttttttttgtttagcttGTTAACTTGATTCTGAGAAATACATACATGACGTATATGTAAAATGTTAGGTTTATGATACATAGTAAACCTGCAACCCTTTTGACGAAAACAAACATGATACAAAAGTATTGATACATTTTTTCGACTAGTAATTAGTAAATAGATACATATAACAGACGAATGTGTATTCTTCGTGGCTTATTATTAATCAGAAACACTTGCTATTTCCCTCCCACGTTAACACACACTGCCAAATaactgaaaatgtatatatatcttctttgaattaatcaaactttttgttgtttaatcAACAAACTCACGGATTTCAAACGTATTCTGATAATTAGATAAAAGGAAGATAAGAATTTGACATGTATATTTCTAATGATATGACTTTAGCTTAAAATGCAGACATTTATCTTAGTTGCACGAAATTTATCATTTGACTTTGGTGGTGCCAAGAAACAAAATCATCGAagcttaaaatatatattaatttctcTCCTCCCTTATACAATATCAAAGAAAAGTCTTACCAAGAAATGATTCGCTCTTTTCCTAAAATTGATGCATACGCAcgttatatataaaagaatcaAGCTTACAAACATTCGTGTAGTAGAGGGAACATATTTTCGGATGcgcaaaattaatattatctatcttttattgatatataaaaaataaaattaaaatcctaaATTCTATCTCCACGGCTTGACCCGCTTTcccttatataaaaaaagagtagcGTTACAAAACTTAATTCCCGAACGTTTATATAATCTTCAGTAGTTGACAAAACAATGTTGAATTTGAGCTCGTCAAAACCGTTTTCCCAACATTAAAATTTTCGGCGACTTTGCTACCGGCTATTGTCAACAAAATGTAGTGACACTTGGCTTGCCATGGTTCATGCCTCctaaattaatcttttaaaattatgggAATAAATTAAAATGGCAATATATTCGTAAAGTTTTAGAAAGACCAATGTAGTAGCTTTAGTATATAACTATGAGACAAAGATTGAACTTTCTTTCTAGAAAATGAAATAGAAGATCTGGAGATACAAATCACATATCTTTCAGTCATGTTAAATTCGAATTGTTACTGTAATAGgagaaactttatataaatgAACTGCGGAAAGTGTTTCCACAATGCTACTTCTGAATTCAACTCAATTAGGTCTTATTGTCCTTATTTTGTAGCTTTAACCCTCTGACCCAATTTATGTGGAGTGCAAAATTCAGTCTATCCTTCTTCCTTCAAACAAATATAACTACATGAtcttatcatataatatatctaatctctctcaaatatctcttttttgTAGCTTTGATCGAGTCCGGAACCAAAAATTTTGTATCGCTTCTTGGACAACACATATAATTCTGACTCAAGATTAAGTATGCTGGCCACCGTATACACATTTCTTTATCATCTCTGAAAATCCAGTCACATCTCTTATCTATTGTTCACAATTTCACATTATCTTCATATAGACATAGTTATAAATTTGAAGTGTATGACGTGAAacgtgatatatatatatatatataattataaatatatatacacacacatgcCCCATGAAACAAATATAACTACGTACGTACGTGTGTATTGAATACAAAGATTAGCAATCCACGTAACTCTATAATATACGAAAATATTTCAAagcaaaaaacaacaatatccCAAAGGTAGATCGTTCTTCGGCCGACCATATTTTTTCATAACATGCAGACCTTTATTTGCGTGCCTGACAGTAAATTACTTTATATAGATTTGCGTTGGCAATTTCCTCATTGGGAAATCttgatatttgatatatcttgTATgctttaaattaaataaacaattatatttttaatctgTAACTCGAACATAGGTGGTGTATAAATGCACCATCTTAATAGTTGCTAataatctggaaaaaaaaacaagattaaaaacGTCACTAAATACTTATTTCTcaaacttttaacatttttaatcatCATACCACTATAATGTtctattttaattgattattattttatttattcgtaaaaaatgtactattttatgttaccaatcaaaatctattatatttcaaaatgaaTATTGAGTTTGATTGATAATactacaaaacaataaacaattttaatagGTAAAAGTTATAAACAACTATATGAGGACCCGctcgatgtgcgggtttaaattttataaatgaaattaaatttactaaaatttgttgtatgttatatataaattttatttttgttataatatactgatttgtattcacttacaaatattttatgtatgttgttattaaaagtatattttttacacctaaatgtactcttgtatgttacaaaactattttttatcaccatctagatattgtatatataaacacattaagccaagtatattactttcacttctgtagtttttttaattactaaaatagttggctcaaaaaatattttaaataaaaaatatattacataatatactaatcaatgatgtattatcataataatgtatgcccaccatggagaaaacatcggctccaccttcatcccttatggagagaaccttgcgtccaacctcctctatCAGGGAGAGAAGTTTGGCTCCGCCTTTCTCCATTgcagagataaccttgcgtccaatctcctccaccttcttcccttgcggagataactttgtgtccaaccttctctaccatAGGGAGAACCTCGGGTCTGCCGTCCTCTTATGTGGAGAAAATATGTttacgtctttttgctatctcaaaatggcttgttccgacaaccaatgaaagtaaaaacaattttctaacgtcacaaaaaaatcttttgacagtaactaatgttaaatttcccaatgtatttgtgatagtaactatgctaaagtgaaagtaaaatagttggcttaatgtgtttataga
The sequence above is a segment of the Camelina sativa cultivar DH55 chromosome 10, Cs, whole genome shotgun sequence genome. Coding sequences within it:
- the LOC104718390 gene encoding abscisic acid 8'-hydroxylase 1-like; amino-acid sequence: MDFSAMVLTLLAGAFFLYSLRCLISQRRRGSSKLPLPPGTMGWPYVGETFQLYSQDPNVFFQSKQKRYGSVFKTHVLGCPCVMISSPEAAKFVLVTKSHLFKPTFPASKERMLGKQAIFFHQGDYHAKLRKLVLRAFMPDSIRNMVPNIESIAQDSLRNWDGTMINTYQEMKTYTFNVALLSIFGKDEVLYREDLKRCYYILEKGYNSMPVNLPGTLFNKSMKARKELSQILARILSERRRQNGSSHNDLLGSFMGDKEELTDEQIADNIIGVIFAARDTTASVMTWILKYLAENPNVLEAVTEEQMAIRKDKEGESLTWGDTKKMPLTLRVIQETLRVASILSFTFREAVEDVEYEGYLIPKGWKVLPLFRNIHHSADIFKNPGKFDPSRFEVAPKPNTFMPFGNGTHSCPGNELAKLEMSIMIHHLTTKYSWSIVGSSDGIQYGPFALPQNGLPIMLARKSEIEA